A single genomic interval of Littorina saxatilis isolate snail1 linkage group LG17, US_GU_Lsax_2.0, whole genome shotgun sequence harbors:
- the LOC138953664 gene encoding uncharacterized protein isoform X1 encodes MADADTRGERRSRYITTDTVEPGGRGQRFKTREYFPHFSYGQRMVQAALAKSLPAIPLPDDTSNHPVDCSFEPQALVTEDSTSSHHSVDSQMDFSDKDMTYVPDSASSIDGSHLYPPLFFGSQLITKMATGTESTCPAPAEPACPESTSCPKEDPCRIKGLSFAETKTVGDKTVPKPKQHFCLFCQKPQSRLPRHIETQHKDEKSMVPYLNAKKGSGEKKAELTKLRNAGDHQHNLSVLRNVSGTLVVKRRKRESPSVSNFVACPYCLGYFQIKDIYRHKCVEANDGSRREFVKKGKLMLPDSECKEDESEAFQSFLDTLQSDHIRLVVKTDPLIKELARSQVKRHGFNPSRFAQIRNKVREVSRLLLKLRKVSGLENASLKEFLTPEMFKTVIEATKQVAGYEAEEYKFRIPSLANKLGYTIKLCADILEVQAVEKRNDSLKCDVQGYLKLHQMRWNEEISAHASRNLYEQKKGHAKRLPLSRDVAKLSSHLSNVSAAATQTLTTAHEEKEIKAAWKSLAEVTLTQIILFNRRRSGEASRMKLVDLNQHETHDVDVFKSLSTFEKILCNKLTRIEIIGKRGRIVPILMTAQVKAAVELLVQKRDDAGVSGSNKFVFSCTFFQSEGHIRGSDTLRKFVTSAQLAEPQFITSTSLRKQVATLSQIVSLKDNELDALAQFMGHDVRTHREYYRLPSDMMQLAKVSKLLLALEKGKLQDHQRCTLDEMEVAEDEAITSDEEAEFVEKGHSPIPERSASGRFATKDSLAPPHNQPSPPMHQPCPATAAPDNSADDEEAPEIQRKFQRCAADSSACSNSEPPSSWTFSPVGVAMMNKRCSVFTQITSPSASSNESSTDNEYLPEQWSHSKPKKLKSKATRNSSNQPRRLWLEEEVKAVEAHLLKYIATQVLPRKEDIQKCLQAEEALKNRTWLHVKNYVRNRITALQRNQRN; translated from the exons ATGGCTGACGCCGACACGCGGGGTGAACGCCGCAGCCGGTACATTACCACAGACACAG TGGAACCAGGAGGCCGAGGCCAGAGATTTAAAACAAGGGAGTACTTCCCACATTTCTCATACGGCCAAAGAATGGTGCAGGCTGCACTGGCTAAGAGTCTACCTGCCATACCATTGCCAGATGACACCAGCAATCATCCAG TTGACTGCAGCTTCGAACCACAGGCGCTTGTGACAGAGGACTCTACAAGCAGCCATCACTCAGTTGACTCCCAAATG GATTTTTCAGACAAAGACATGACATATGTCCCAGACTCTGCCAGCAGCATTGACGGATCGCATTTGTACCCACCATTGTTTTTTGGGTCACAACTCATCACAAAAATGGCTACGGGAACTGAAAGTACTTGCCCTGCCCCTGCTGAACCTGCTTGTCCTGAGTCCACATCATGCCCCAAAGAAGATCCATGCAGAATCAAAGGATTGTCCTTCGCTGAAACAAAGACTGTTGGTGACAAAACTGTACCCAAGCCTAAGCagcacttttgtttgttttgtcagaAACCACAATCACGTTTGCCTCGGCATATTGAGACGCAGCACAAAGATGAAAAGTCTATGGTCCCTTACTTGAATGCTAAGAAAGGATCCGGAGAAAAGAAGGCAGAGCTGACAAAGCTTCGGAATGCTGGTGACCATCAGCACAATTTGAGTGTTCTGAGAAATGTGTCTGGGACACTGGTGGTGAAACGGAGGAAGCGAGAAAGTCCTTCGGTAAGCAACTTTGTTGCCTGCCCTTATTGCCTTGGATACTTTCAAATAAAGGATATTTACAGGCACAAGTGCGTAGAAGCAAATGATGGCTCACGGAGGGAATTTGTAAAGAAAGGGAAGCTAATGTTGCCCGATTCTGAATGCAAGGAAGATGAGTCGGAGGCATTCCAGTCTTTTCTTGACACACTGCAGTCAGACCATATCCGTCTGGTAGTCAAAACTGACCCTTTGATCAAAGAGCTTGCGAGAAGCCAAGTAAAACGGCACGGATTTAACCCGAGTCGTTTCGCCCAAATACGAAACAAAGTGAGGGAGGTTTCACGTCTGTTATTGAAACTGCGAAAAGTGTCAGGACTTGAAAACGCTTCTCTCAAGGAATTTCTCACGCCTGAAATGTTCAAAACGGTAATAGAAGCAACCAAACAAGTCGCTGGTTACGAAGCAGAGGAATACAAATTCCGAATTCCATCCTTAGCCAACAAACTTGGCTACACAATCAAGCTGTGTGCTGACATACTGGAGGTCCAGGccgtggaaaaaaggaatgacAGTCTGAAGTGTGATGTTCAGGGATACCTGAAACTCCATCAGATGAGATGGAATGAAGAAATTTCTGCCCACGCAAGTCGCAATCTGTATGAACAGAAAAAGGGACATGCAAAACGTCTTCCTCTGTCGAGAGACGTCGCCAAGCTCTCCTCTCACCTCAGCAATGTTTCAGCCGCGGCCACCCAAACCCTCACTACAGCACACGAAGAAAAGGAGATCAAGGCAGCATGGAAAAGCCTTGCGGAAGTCACTCTGACCCAGATAATCCTTTTCAACAGGAGAAGGTCAGGCGAGGCCTCAAGAATGAAACTAGTAGATCTAAATCAACACGAAACTCACGATGTGGATGTCTTCAAATCACTTAGCACATTTGAAAAAATCCTATGTAACAAGCTGACCAGGATTGAGATAATCGGAAAACGTGGCCGAATTGTCCCAATTCTCATGACTGCACAGGTGAAAGCAGCTGTGGAACTGCTTGTGCAAAAAAGAGATGATGCTGGTGTCAGCGGTTCCAACAAATTTGTGTTTTCTTGCACATTCTTTCAGTCGGAGGGGCACATTCGGGGATCTGACACGCTTCGAAAGTTTGTGACATCAGCGCAGTTGGCAGAGCCACAGTTCATCACATCTACTTCACTTCGAAAGCAGGTTGCTACTCTGTCCCAGATAGTCAGTTTGAAGGACAACGAGCTGGATGCCCTTGCTCAGTTTATGGGACATGATGTTCGCACTCACCGCGAGTACTACCGCCTCCCATCAGACATGATGCAGTTGGCCAAAGTCAGCAAATTACTCCTTGCCCTTGAAAAGGGGAAGCTGCAAGACCACCAGCGCTGCACCCTGGATGAGATGGAAGTGGCTGAAGATGAAGCCATCACCTCGGATGAGGAGGCAG AATTTGTTGAAAAGGGTCACAGCCCTATTCCAGAACGATCTGCATCAGGAAGGTTCGCAACAAAAGACTCTTTGGCACCGCCACATAACCAGCCCTCTCCGCCTATGCATCAACCTTGTCCTGCTACAGCTGCACCTGACa ATTCTGCTGATGATGAGGAAGCACCAGAAATCCAAAGGAAGTTTCAACGGTGTGCTGCTGACAGCAGTGCATGCTCAAACA GCGAGCCCCCTTCCTCCTGGACATTCTCTCCTGTTGGTGTGGCAATGATGAACAAAAGATGCAGTGTATTCACACAGATCACTTCTCCTTCAGCGTCATCTAACGAAA gtTCAACTGACAATGAGTACCTACCTGAACAGTGGAGCCATTCCAAACCAAAGAAGCTCAAATCAAAGGCAACGCGCAACA GTTCAAACCAGCCACGTCGACTGTGGTTGGAGGAGGAGGTGAAGGCAGTGGAGGCTCATTTGTTAAAATATATCGCCACGCAAGTGCTGCCAAGAAAAGAGGATATCCAGAAGTGCCTTCAGGCTGAAGAGGCTCTGAAAAATCGTACCTGGCTACACGTCAAGAACTATGTACGAAACCGGATTACTGCTTTGCAAAGAAATCAGCGAAACTAA
- the LOC138953664 gene encoding uncharacterized protein isoform X2, with translation MADADTRGERRSRYITTDTVEPGGRGQRFKTREYFPHFSYGQRMVQAALAKSLPAIPLPDDTSNHPVDCSFEPQALVTEDSTSSHHSVDSQMDFSDKDMTYVPDSASSIDGSHLYPPLFFGSQLITKMATGTESTCPAPAEPACPESTSCPKEDPCRIKGLSFAETKTVGDKTVPKPKQHFCLFCQKPQSRLPRHIETQHKDEKSMVPYLNAKKGSGEKKAELTKLRNAGDHQHNLSVLRNVSGTLVVKRRKRESPSVSNFVACPYCLGYFQIKDIYRHKCVEANDGSRREFVKKGKLMLPDSECKEDESEAFQSFLDTLQSDHIRLVVKTDPLIKELARSQVKRHGFNPSRFAQIRNKVREVSRLLLKLRKVSGLENASLKEFLTPEMFKTVIEATKQVAGYEAEEYKFRIPSLANKLGYTIKLCADILEVQAVEKRNDSLKCDVQGYLKLHQMRWNEEISAHASRNLYEQKKGHAKRLPLSRDVAKLSSHLSNVSAAATQTLTTAHEEKEIKAAWKSLAEVTLTQIILFNRRRSGEASRMKLVDLNQHETHDVDVFKSLSTFEKILCNKLTRIEIIGKRGRIVPILMTAQVKAAVELLVQKRDDAGVSGSNKFVFSCTFFQSEGHIRGSDTLRKFVTSAQLAEPQFITSTSLRKQVATLSQIVSLKDNELDALAQFMGHDVRTHREYYRLPSDMMQLAKVSKLLLALEKGKLQDHQRCTLDEMEVAEDEAITSDEEAEFVEKGHSPIPERSASGRFATKDSLAPPHNQPSPPMHQPCPATAAPDSEPPSSWTFSPVGVAMMNKRCSVFTQITSPSASSNESSTDNEYLPEQWSHSKPKKLKSKATRNSSNQPRRLWLEEEVKAVEAHLLKYIATQVLPRKEDIQKCLQAEEALKNRTWLHVKNYVRNRITALQRNQRN, from the exons ATGGCTGACGCCGACACGCGGGGTGAACGCCGCAGCCGGTACATTACCACAGACACAG TGGAACCAGGAGGCCGAGGCCAGAGATTTAAAACAAGGGAGTACTTCCCACATTTCTCATACGGCCAAAGAATGGTGCAGGCTGCACTGGCTAAGAGTCTACCTGCCATACCATTGCCAGATGACACCAGCAATCATCCAG TTGACTGCAGCTTCGAACCACAGGCGCTTGTGACAGAGGACTCTACAAGCAGCCATCACTCAGTTGACTCCCAAATG GATTTTTCAGACAAAGACATGACATATGTCCCAGACTCTGCCAGCAGCATTGACGGATCGCATTTGTACCCACCATTGTTTTTTGGGTCACAACTCATCACAAAAATGGCTACGGGAACTGAAAGTACTTGCCCTGCCCCTGCTGAACCTGCTTGTCCTGAGTCCACATCATGCCCCAAAGAAGATCCATGCAGAATCAAAGGATTGTCCTTCGCTGAAACAAAGACTGTTGGTGACAAAACTGTACCCAAGCCTAAGCagcacttttgtttgttttgtcagaAACCACAATCACGTTTGCCTCGGCATATTGAGACGCAGCACAAAGATGAAAAGTCTATGGTCCCTTACTTGAATGCTAAGAAAGGATCCGGAGAAAAGAAGGCAGAGCTGACAAAGCTTCGGAATGCTGGTGACCATCAGCACAATTTGAGTGTTCTGAGAAATGTGTCTGGGACACTGGTGGTGAAACGGAGGAAGCGAGAAAGTCCTTCGGTAAGCAACTTTGTTGCCTGCCCTTATTGCCTTGGATACTTTCAAATAAAGGATATTTACAGGCACAAGTGCGTAGAAGCAAATGATGGCTCACGGAGGGAATTTGTAAAGAAAGGGAAGCTAATGTTGCCCGATTCTGAATGCAAGGAAGATGAGTCGGAGGCATTCCAGTCTTTTCTTGACACACTGCAGTCAGACCATATCCGTCTGGTAGTCAAAACTGACCCTTTGATCAAAGAGCTTGCGAGAAGCCAAGTAAAACGGCACGGATTTAACCCGAGTCGTTTCGCCCAAATACGAAACAAAGTGAGGGAGGTTTCACGTCTGTTATTGAAACTGCGAAAAGTGTCAGGACTTGAAAACGCTTCTCTCAAGGAATTTCTCACGCCTGAAATGTTCAAAACGGTAATAGAAGCAACCAAACAAGTCGCTGGTTACGAAGCAGAGGAATACAAATTCCGAATTCCATCCTTAGCCAACAAACTTGGCTACACAATCAAGCTGTGTGCTGACATACTGGAGGTCCAGGccgtggaaaaaaggaatgacAGTCTGAAGTGTGATGTTCAGGGATACCTGAAACTCCATCAGATGAGATGGAATGAAGAAATTTCTGCCCACGCAAGTCGCAATCTGTATGAACAGAAAAAGGGACATGCAAAACGTCTTCCTCTGTCGAGAGACGTCGCCAAGCTCTCCTCTCACCTCAGCAATGTTTCAGCCGCGGCCACCCAAACCCTCACTACAGCACACGAAGAAAAGGAGATCAAGGCAGCATGGAAAAGCCTTGCGGAAGTCACTCTGACCCAGATAATCCTTTTCAACAGGAGAAGGTCAGGCGAGGCCTCAAGAATGAAACTAGTAGATCTAAATCAACACGAAACTCACGATGTGGATGTCTTCAAATCACTTAGCACATTTGAAAAAATCCTATGTAACAAGCTGACCAGGATTGAGATAATCGGAAAACGTGGCCGAATTGTCCCAATTCTCATGACTGCACAGGTGAAAGCAGCTGTGGAACTGCTTGTGCAAAAAAGAGATGATGCTGGTGTCAGCGGTTCCAACAAATTTGTGTTTTCTTGCACATTCTTTCAGTCGGAGGGGCACATTCGGGGATCTGACACGCTTCGAAAGTTTGTGACATCAGCGCAGTTGGCAGAGCCACAGTTCATCACATCTACTTCACTTCGAAAGCAGGTTGCTACTCTGTCCCAGATAGTCAGTTTGAAGGACAACGAGCTGGATGCCCTTGCTCAGTTTATGGGACATGATGTTCGCACTCACCGCGAGTACTACCGCCTCCCATCAGACATGATGCAGTTGGCCAAAGTCAGCAAATTACTCCTTGCCCTTGAAAAGGGGAAGCTGCAAGACCACCAGCGCTGCACCCTGGATGAGATGGAAGTGGCTGAAGATGAAGCCATCACCTCGGATGAGGAGGCAG AATTTGTTGAAAAGGGTCACAGCCCTATTCCAGAACGATCTGCATCAGGAAGGTTCGCAACAAAAGACTCTTTGGCACCGCCACATAACCAGCCCTCTCCGCCTATGCATCAACCTTGTCCTGCTACAGCTGCACCTGACa GCGAGCCCCCTTCCTCCTGGACATTCTCTCCTGTTGGTGTGGCAATGATGAACAAAAGATGCAGTGTATTCACACAGATCACTTCTCCTTCAGCGTCATCTAACGAAA gtTCAACTGACAATGAGTACCTACCTGAACAGTGGAGCCATTCCAAACCAAAGAAGCTCAAATCAAAGGCAACGCGCAACA GTTCAAACCAGCCACGTCGACTGTGGTTGGAGGAGGAGGTGAAGGCAGTGGAGGCTCATTTGTTAAAATATATCGCCACGCAAGTGCTGCCAAGAAAAGAGGATATCCAGAAGTGCCTTCAGGCTGAAGAGGCTCTGAAAAATCGTACCTGGCTACACGTCAAGAACTATGTACGAAACCGGATTACTGCTTTGCAAAGAAATCAGCGAAACTAA
- the LOC138953664 gene encoding uncharacterized protein isoform X3 — MVQAALAKSLPAIPLPDDTSNHPVDCSFEPQALVTEDSTSSHHSVDSQMDFSDKDMTYVPDSASSIDGSHLYPPLFFGSQLITKMATGTESTCPAPAEPACPESTSCPKEDPCRIKGLSFAETKTVGDKTVPKPKQHFCLFCQKPQSRLPRHIETQHKDEKSMVPYLNAKKGSGEKKAELTKLRNAGDHQHNLSVLRNVSGTLVVKRRKRESPSVSNFVACPYCLGYFQIKDIYRHKCVEANDGSRREFVKKGKLMLPDSECKEDESEAFQSFLDTLQSDHIRLVVKTDPLIKELARSQVKRHGFNPSRFAQIRNKVREVSRLLLKLRKVSGLENASLKEFLTPEMFKTVIEATKQVAGYEAEEYKFRIPSLANKLGYTIKLCADILEVQAVEKRNDSLKCDVQGYLKLHQMRWNEEISAHASRNLYEQKKGHAKRLPLSRDVAKLSSHLSNVSAAATQTLTTAHEEKEIKAAWKSLAEVTLTQIILFNRRRSGEASRMKLVDLNQHETHDVDVFKSLSTFEKILCNKLTRIEIIGKRGRIVPILMTAQVKAAVELLVQKRDDAGVSGSNKFVFSCTFFQSEGHIRGSDTLRKFVTSAQLAEPQFITSTSLRKQVATLSQIVSLKDNELDALAQFMGHDVRTHREYYRLPSDMMQLAKVSKLLLALEKGKLQDHQRCTLDEMEVAEDEAITSDEEAEFVEKGHSPIPERSASGRFATKDSLAPPHNQPSPPMHQPCPATAAPDNSADDEEAPEIQRKFQRCAADSSACSNSEPPSSWTFSPVGVAMMNKRCSVFTQITSPSASSNESSTDNEYLPEQWSHSKPKKLKSKATRNSSNQPRRLWLEEEVKAVEAHLLKYIATQVLPRKEDIQKCLQAEEALKNRTWLHVKNYVRNRITALQRNQRN; from the exons ATGGTGCAGGCTGCACTGGCTAAGAGTCTACCTGCCATACCATTGCCAGATGACACCAGCAATCATCCAG TTGACTGCAGCTTCGAACCACAGGCGCTTGTGACAGAGGACTCTACAAGCAGCCATCACTCAGTTGACTCCCAAATG GATTTTTCAGACAAAGACATGACATATGTCCCAGACTCTGCCAGCAGCATTGACGGATCGCATTTGTACCCACCATTGTTTTTTGGGTCACAACTCATCACAAAAATGGCTACGGGAACTGAAAGTACTTGCCCTGCCCCTGCTGAACCTGCTTGTCCTGAGTCCACATCATGCCCCAAAGAAGATCCATGCAGAATCAAAGGATTGTCCTTCGCTGAAACAAAGACTGTTGGTGACAAAACTGTACCCAAGCCTAAGCagcacttttgtttgttttgtcagaAACCACAATCACGTTTGCCTCGGCATATTGAGACGCAGCACAAAGATGAAAAGTCTATGGTCCCTTACTTGAATGCTAAGAAAGGATCCGGAGAAAAGAAGGCAGAGCTGACAAAGCTTCGGAATGCTGGTGACCATCAGCACAATTTGAGTGTTCTGAGAAATGTGTCTGGGACACTGGTGGTGAAACGGAGGAAGCGAGAAAGTCCTTCGGTAAGCAACTTTGTTGCCTGCCCTTATTGCCTTGGATACTTTCAAATAAAGGATATTTACAGGCACAAGTGCGTAGAAGCAAATGATGGCTCACGGAGGGAATTTGTAAAGAAAGGGAAGCTAATGTTGCCCGATTCTGAATGCAAGGAAGATGAGTCGGAGGCATTCCAGTCTTTTCTTGACACACTGCAGTCAGACCATATCCGTCTGGTAGTCAAAACTGACCCTTTGATCAAAGAGCTTGCGAGAAGCCAAGTAAAACGGCACGGATTTAACCCGAGTCGTTTCGCCCAAATACGAAACAAAGTGAGGGAGGTTTCACGTCTGTTATTGAAACTGCGAAAAGTGTCAGGACTTGAAAACGCTTCTCTCAAGGAATTTCTCACGCCTGAAATGTTCAAAACGGTAATAGAAGCAACCAAACAAGTCGCTGGTTACGAAGCAGAGGAATACAAATTCCGAATTCCATCCTTAGCCAACAAACTTGGCTACACAATCAAGCTGTGTGCTGACATACTGGAGGTCCAGGccgtggaaaaaaggaatgacAGTCTGAAGTGTGATGTTCAGGGATACCTGAAACTCCATCAGATGAGATGGAATGAAGAAATTTCTGCCCACGCAAGTCGCAATCTGTATGAACAGAAAAAGGGACATGCAAAACGTCTTCCTCTGTCGAGAGACGTCGCCAAGCTCTCCTCTCACCTCAGCAATGTTTCAGCCGCGGCCACCCAAACCCTCACTACAGCACACGAAGAAAAGGAGATCAAGGCAGCATGGAAAAGCCTTGCGGAAGTCACTCTGACCCAGATAATCCTTTTCAACAGGAGAAGGTCAGGCGAGGCCTCAAGAATGAAACTAGTAGATCTAAATCAACACGAAACTCACGATGTGGATGTCTTCAAATCACTTAGCACATTTGAAAAAATCCTATGTAACAAGCTGACCAGGATTGAGATAATCGGAAAACGTGGCCGAATTGTCCCAATTCTCATGACTGCACAGGTGAAAGCAGCTGTGGAACTGCTTGTGCAAAAAAGAGATGATGCTGGTGTCAGCGGTTCCAACAAATTTGTGTTTTCTTGCACATTCTTTCAGTCGGAGGGGCACATTCGGGGATCTGACACGCTTCGAAAGTTTGTGACATCAGCGCAGTTGGCAGAGCCACAGTTCATCACATCTACTTCACTTCGAAAGCAGGTTGCTACTCTGTCCCAGATAGTCAGTTTGAAGGACAACGAGCTGGATGCCCTTGCTCAGTTTATGGGACATGATGTTCGCACTCACCGCGAGTACTACCGCCTCCCATCAGACATGATGCAGTTGGCCAAAGTCAGCAAATTACTCCTTGCCCTTGAAAAGGGGAAGCTGCAAGACCACCAGCGCTGCACCCTGGATGAGATGGAAGTGGCTGAAGATGAAGCCATCACCTCGGATGAGGAGGCAG AATTTGTTGAAAAGGGTCACAGCCCTATTCCAGAACGATCTGCATCAGGAAGGTTCGCAACAAAAGACTCTTTGGCACCGCCACATAACCAGCCCTCTCCGCCTATGCATCAACCTTGTCCTGCTACAGCTGCACCTGACa ATTCTGCTGATGATGAGGAAGCACCAGAAATCCAAAGGAAGTTTCAACGGTGTGCTGCTGACAGCAGTGCATGCTCAAACA GCGAGCCCCCTTCCTCCTGGACATTCTCTCCTGTTGGTGTGGCAATGATGAACAAAAGATGCAGTGTATTCACACAGATCACTTCTCCTTCAGCGTCATCTAACGAAA gtTCAACTGACAATGAGTACCTACCTGAACAGTGGAGCCATTCCAAACCAAAGAAGCTCAAATCAAAGGCAACGCGCAACA GTTCAAACCAGCCACGTCGACTGTGGTTGGAGGAGGAGGTGAAGGCAGTGGAGGCTCATTTGTTAAAATATATCGCCACGCAAGTGCTGCCAAGAAAAGAGGATATCCAGAAGTGCCTTCAGGCTGAAGAGGCTCTGAAAAATCGTACCTGGCTACACGTCAAGAACTATGTACGAAACCGGATTACTGCTTTGCAAAGAAATCAGCGAAACTAA